The proteins below are encoded in one region of Streptomyces sp. NBC_00490:
- a CDS encoding ABC transporter ATP-binding protein: protein MSDTPTPVLRAEGLVKTHHGEGAPAHAVRGVDLCVRQGEFVAVTGPSGAGKSTLLHLLGGLQRPDSGSIWLNGERADAYSEARWAVERRRRIGIVFQFFNLVSNLSVADNVELPALLAGVSPKQARAERDELLTELGLTGKERSMPGELSGGEQQRVALARALVNHPPLLLADEPAGSLDSKGTREVMRLLSRFHQRGQTILLVTHDARLASAADRVISFFDGRIADDARLDGTPSPSTDASAVLQLKD, encoded by the coding sequence ATGAGCGACACCCCCACTCCTGTGCTGCGCGCCGAAGGCCTCGTCAAGACCCACCACGGCGAGGGTGCGCCCGCGCACGCCGTACGCGGGGTGGATCTGTGTGTGCGGCAGGGCGAATTCGTGGCCGTCACCGGTCCTTCCGGCGCCGGCAAGTCGACCCTGCTGCATCTGCTCGGCGGACTCCAGCGACCGGACAGCGGCAGCATCTGGCTGAACGGCGAGCGCGCGGACGCCTACAGCGAGGCGCGGTGGGCCGTGGAACGCCGGCGCCGGATCGGCATCGTCTTCCAGTTCTTCAACCTGGTCTCCAACCTGTCGGTCGCGGACAACGTCGAACTGCCCGCGCTGCTGGCCGGGGTCTCCCCCAAGCAGGCGCGCGCGGAGCGGGACGAGCTGCTGACCGAGCTGGGCCTCACGGGCAAGGAGCGGAGCATGCCGGGCGAGCTGTCCGGCGGCGAACAGCAGCGGGTGGCGCTGGCCCGGGCGCTGGTCAACCATCCGCCGCTGCTGCTCGCCGACGAGCCCGCGGGCAGCCTGGACAGCAAGGGCACCCGCGAGGTGATGCGGCTGCTGTCCCGTTTCCACCAGCGCGGCCAGACCATCCTCCTGGTCACGCACGACGCACGACTGGCGAGCGCCGCGGACCGGGTGATCAGCTTCTTCGACGGCCGAATAGCCGACGACGCTCGGCTGGACGGCACGCCGTCGCCGAGCACGGACGCCTCCGCCGTGCTCCAGCTGAAGGACTGA
- a CDS encoding PadR family transcriptional regulator: MRLPLLALLARGPAHGYELKQDLEQLLGAAYPQPNIGQIYVTLGRLEKSGLIEGEEVEQSSRPNKKIYRLTDAGQETLLAWYEDTADEPRVRDEFFMKFALAPQTGLADQLDLINKQRRHYLNTMRNLSKLVTAENRDNRIAHLLVEGAMLHLQADLDWLERCQEELEEPE; this comes from the coding sequence GTGCGCCTGCCCCTCCTGGCACTGCTGGCACGCGGCCCGGCCCATGGCTACGAGCTCAAGCAGGACCTTGAGCAACTGCTGGGTGCCGCGTACCCTCAGCCGAACATCGGCCAGATCTACGTGACTCTCGGCCGCCTCGAGAAGTCGGGACTGATCGAGGGCGAAGAGGTCGAGCAGTCGAGTCGGCCCAACAAGAAGATCTACCGCCTCACCGACGCCGGGCAGGAGACGCTGCTCGCCTGGTACGAGGACACGGCCGACGAACCGCGGGTGCGGGACGAGTTCTTCATGAAGTTCGCGCTCGCCCCGCAGACCGGTCTCGCCGACCAGCTAGACCTGATCAACAAGCAGCGACGCCACTACCTGAACACCATGCGCAACCTGTCGAAGCTCGTCACGGCCGAGAACCGGGACAACCGGATCGCCCATCTGTTGGTCGAAGGCGCCATGCTGCACCTCCAGGCCGACCTCGACTGGCTGGAGCGTTGCCAGGAGGAACTGGAGGAGCCGGAATGA
- a CDS encoding ABC transporter substrate-binding protein has translation MRWIRAAGRGLLVLAVVLAGYGGTGARADGGSEGRGPLTLATGGDLTGYLGSLLQGWNRAHPSERVTLVELPDSPDETRAQMITDLRDGDHGRFDVLNIDVAWTSEFAAADWIRPLPRDRFPLGSFLPPVVDTATYDGQLYAVPYVTNAGLLLYRKDVLAAEGVPAPRTWAELERDAKTIAPRHALDGYAGQFLPYEGLTVNAAEAVYSAGGTILGDEGDRVTVGSAAREGIGFLARGVREGWVPKEALTYTEEESRRAFQDGRLLFLRNWPYAYVSASAAGSAVAGKVGAVPLPGPDGPGTSVLGGSNLAVTSHAAHPETAARLIAYLTSEGVQRQVLLKGALPPVRADLYADPDLVRKFPYLPTLRASVLTAAPRPKSPRYDQVSLVVQAVVHDAMTGHTTPAAAVRRLARELAEIARRG, from the coding sequence ATGCGGTGGATACGCGCCGCCGGTAGGGGCCTTCTCGTCCTCGCGGTGGTCCTGGCCGGTTACGGCGGGACGGGCGCCCGTGCCGACGGGGGGTCCGAGGGCCGTGGACCACTGACCCTGGCCACGGGCGGCGACCTGACCGGCTATCTCGGCTCGCTCCTCCAGGGCTGGAACCGCGCCCACCCGTCGGAGCGGGTCACCCTTGTCGAACTGCCGGACTCCCCGGACGAGACCCGCGCCCAGATGATCACCGACCTGCGCGACGGGGACCACGGCCGTTTCGACGTGCTCAACATCGACGTCGCCTGGACCTCGGAGTTCGCCGCCGCCGACTGGATACGCCCACTGCCGCGCGACCGTTTCCCGCTGGGCAGTTTCCTCCCGCCGGTCGTGGACACGGCGACGTACGACGGACAGCTGTACGCCGTCCCGTACGTCACCAATGCGGGCCTGCTGCTGTACCGCAAGGACGTCCTCGCCGCGGAGGGCGTCCCGGCGCCCCGCACCTGGGCCGAGCTGGAGCGCGACGCGAAGACGATCGCGCCCCGGCACGCACTCGACGGCTACGCGGGCCAGTTCCTGCCCTACGAGGGACTCACCGTCAACGCGGCCGAGGCCGTGTACTCGGCGGGTGGCACCATCCTCGGCGACGAGGGCGACCGTGTGACCGTCGGCTCGGCCGCCCGGGAGGGTATCGGGTTCCTCGCCCGGGGCGTCCGGGAGGGCTGGGTGCCCAAGGAGGCGCTGACGTACACGGAGGAGGAGTCCAGGCGGGCGTTCCAGGACGGGCGGCTGCTCTTCCTGCGTAACTGGCCCTACGCGTACGTCAGCGCGTCCGCCGCGGGTTCCGCGGTCGCCGGCAAGGTCGGCGCCGTGCCTCTGCCGGGTCCCGACGGGCCCGGGACCAGTGTGCTCGGCGGCTCCAACCTGGCCGTCACGTCACATGCCGCGCATCCGGAGACCGCCGCGCGCCTGATCGCCTACCTCACCAGTGAGGGAGTCCAGCGGCAGGTTCTGCTGAAGGGCGCGCTGCCTCCCGTACGCGCGGATCTGTACGCGGATCCGGACCTGGTGCGGAAGTTCCCGTACCTGCCGACCCTGCGCGCCAGTGTCCTCACGGCCGCGCCGCGCCCGAAGAGCCCCCGCTACGACCAGGTCAGCCTGGTGGTGCAGGCGGTCGTCCACGACGCGATGACCGGGCACACGACTCCCGCGGCGGCCGTGCGACGGCTGGCCAGGGAGCTGGCGGAGATCGCCCGTCGCGGCTGA
- a CDS encoding glycoside hydrolase family 13 protein, which yields MSSKHIDTPHWWRDAVIYQVYVRSFLDSTGDGVGDLAGVRAGLPYLKKLGVDGIWLSPFYPSPQHDHGYDVADYCDVDPLFGDLAEFDLLMAAARRLGIRVLLDIVPNHCSSDHPWFREALASEAGSAARARFHFADGQGPDGTEPPNNWHAMFGGPAWSRVTEPDGRPGQWYLHMFTPEQPDWNWRDPEVGAEFDRVLRFWLDRGVDGFRIDVAAGLFKHPELPDSPDPEADARTRDSVNPLAWNQPEVHGVWRRWRAVCEEYAARDGRERLLVGEVSVPTAREHAKYVRPDELHQAFFFDLLSASWDADAFRKVISEAMQDIAGTGSTVTWVLNNHDQVRTVTRYGEPAPEGSGLGAARARAAALLMLALPGGAYIYQGEELGLPEVVDLPDDVLTDPIFHRTGSRARIRDGCRVPLPWSGQASPFGFTSGVEHVKPWLPQPDYFAEYATDRALADTRSFWHLYRDGLQLRSALPQLGEGEMRWLDTQPGVLGFVRGDGLVCAVNFGTAPTPAPVSGTPLLSSGPCPAGVLPGSTAAWWIGDDTDS from the coding sequence GTGAGCTCCAAGCACATCGACACGCCGCACTGGTGGCGTGATGCAGTGATCTACCAGGTGTACGTCCGCAGCTTCCTGGACAGCACCGGCGACGGCGTCGGCGATCTCGCCGGAGTCCGCGCGGGGCTGCCCTACCTGAAGAAGCTGGGAGTCGACGGGATCTGGCTGAGCCCCTTCTACCCCTCACCGCAGCACGACCACGGCTACGACGTCGCCGACTACTGCGATGTCGACCCGCTCTTCGGGGACCTCGCCGAGTTCGACCTGCTGATGGCGGCGGCCCGGCGGCTGGGCATCAGGGTCCTGCTCGACATCGTCCCCAACCACTGCTCCAGCGACCACCCGTGGTTCCGCGAGGCACTGGCCTCCGAGGCGGGCAGCGCGGCCCGGGCCCGCTTCCACTTCGCCGACGGGCAGGGCCCCGACGGGACCGAGCCGCCCAACAACTGGCACGCCATGTTCGGCGGCCCCGCATGGTCCCGGGTCACGGAGCCGGACGGCCGCCCGGGCCAGTGGTACCTGCACATGTTCACCCCCGAACAGCCCGACTGGAACTGGCGCGACCCCGAAGTCGGTGCCGAGTTCGACCGCGTCCTGCGCTTCTGGCTCGACCGGGGCGTGGACGGCTTCCGCATCGACGTCGCCGCCGGACTCTTCAAACACCCCGAACTGCCCGACTCGCCCGACCCCGAGGCCGACGCCCGTACGCGTGACTCCGTCAACCCTCTCGCCTGGAACCAGCCGGAGGTGCACGGAGTGTGGCGCCGCTGGCGCGCGGTGTGCGAGGAGTACGCGGCGCGCGACGGCCGCGAGCGGCTCCTGGTCGGCGAGGTCTCGGTCCCCACAGCCCGTGAACACGCGAAGTACGTACGCCCCGACGAACTGCACCAGGCCTTCTTCTTCGACCTGTTGAGCGCCTCCTGGGACGCCGACGCCTTCCGCAAGGTCATCTCCGAGGCCATGCAGGACATCGCGGGAACGGGATCGACCGTCACCTGGGTACTCAACAACCACGATCAGGTCCGCACCGTGACCCGCTACGGCGAACCGGCCCCCGAGGGCAGCGGACTCGGCGCCGCCCGCGCCCGTGCCGCCGCCCTGCTGATGCTCGCGCTGCCCGGCGGCGCGTACATCTACCAGGGCGAGGAGCTGGGACTGCCCGAGGTCGTCGACCTGCCGGACGACGTGCTCACCGACCCGATCTTCCACCGCACCGGCAGCCGCGCCCGCATCCGCGACGGCTGCAGGGTGCCCCTGCCGTGGTCCGGACAGGCCTCGCCCTTCGGCTTCACCTCGGGCGTCGAGCACGTCAAGCCCTGGCTGCCGCAGCCGGACTACTTCGCCGAGTACGCCACGGACCGGGCCCTCGCCGACACCCGCTCCTTCTGGCACCTGTACCGCGACGGCCTCCAACTGCGCTCCGCGCTGCCCCAGTTGGGCGAGGGTGAGATGCGCTGGCTGGACACCCAGCCCGGCGTCCTCGGCTTCGTCCGCGGCGACGGCCTCGTCTGCGCCGTCAACTTCGGTACGGCGCCCACGCCGGCGCCCGTCTCCGGCACCCCCCTGCTGTCCAGCGGCCCCTGCCCGGCCGGGGTGCTCCCCGGTTCCACGGCCGCCTGGTGGATCGGCGACGACACCGATTCCTGA
- a CDS encoding ABC transporter substrate-binding protein, whose product MMRRRTALLTGCTALVLALGSTACGGGGPVSAGGGDQAFSGQTVSVAGVWSGSEQKNFQKVLDAFTEKTGAKTQFVSTGDNVSNVVGSKIEGGNAPDVVMVPQVGVLQQFARKGWLKPLSPATRKSVDANYANVWKNYGSVDGTLYGLYFKAAHKSTVWYSPDALDQAGVQPPKTYDAMLKAGRTVSDSGLAAFSVAGQDGWTLTDWFENVYLSQAGPDKYDALAAHRLKWTDQSVVDALTTLGKLFKDKQLLAGGQQGALNTDFPGSVEKVFGPEPDAGMVYEGDFVAGVAKDQFGRKIGEDADFFPFPPVGAGEAPVVSGGDAAVVLKDGKNTKAGMALLEYLASPEAAAVWAKTGGFLSPNKGLDLASYGDDVTRTTAKSLIAAGDSVRFDMSDQAPAAFGGTKGAGEWKILQDFLRDPSDPKKTAAQLETAAAKAYKD is encoded by the coding sequence ATGATGCGACGACGTACCGCCCTGCTCACCGGCTGCACCGCACTCGTCCTGGCGCTCGGCTCGACCGCCTGCGGTGGCGGCGGCCCCGTCTCCGCAGGCGGCGGCGACCAGGCGTTCAGCGGCCAGACGGTCTCCGTGGCCGGCGTCTGGTCCGGCAGCGAACAGAAGAACTTCCAGAAGGTGCTGGACGCCTTCACCGAGAAGACCGGCGCCAAGACCCAGTTCGTCTCCACCGGCGACAACGTCTCCAACGTCGTCGGCAGCAAGATCGAGGGCGGCAACGCCCCCGACGTGGTGATGGTCCCGCAGGTCGGCGTGCTCCAGCAGTTCGCCCGGAAGGGCTGGCTCAAGCCGCTGTCCCCGGCCACCCGCAAGTCCGTCGACGCCAACTACGCGAACGTGTGGAAGAACTACGGCAGCGTCGACGGCACCCTCTACGGCCTGTACTTCAAGGCCGCCCACAAGTCGACCGTCTGGTACAGCCCCGACGCCCTCGACCAGGCCGGCGTCCAGCCGCCGAAGACATACGACGCGATGCTGAAGGCCGGGCGGACCGTCTCCGACTCGGGCCTCGCCGCCTTCTCCGTCGCGGGCCAGGACGGCTGGACGCTCACCGACTGGTTCGAGAACGTCTACCTCTCCCAGGCCGGACCCGACAAGTACGACGCCCTCGCGGCGCACCGGCTGAAGTGGACCGACCAGAGCGTCGTCGACGCGCTCACCACACTCGGCAAGCTCTTCAAGGACAAGCAGCTCCTGGCGGGCGGACAGCAGGGCGCCCTCAACACCGACTTCCCGGGCTCCGTCGAGAAGGTCTTCGGACCCGAACCCGACGCCGGCATGGTCTACGAGGGCGACTTCGTCGCCGGTGTCGCCAAGGACCAGTTCGGCCGGAAGATCGGCGAGGACGCCGACTTCTTCCCGTTCCCGCCCGTCGGCGCCGGCGAGGCACCCGTGGTCAGCGGCGGCGACGCGGCCGTCGTCCTCAAGGACGGCAAGAACACCAAGGCCGGCATGGCCCTCCTGGAGTACCTGGCGAGTCCCGAGGCAGCCGCCGTGTGGGCGAAGACGGGCGGCTTCCTCTCCCCGAACAAGGGGCTCGACCTCGCCTCCTACGGCGACGACGTCACCCGTACCACCGCCAAGTCCCTCATAGCCGCCGGGGATTCGGTCCGCTTCGACATGTCCGACCAGGCACCGGCCGCGTTCGGCGGGACCAAGGGCGCGGGCGAGTGGAAGATCCTCCAGGACTTCCTGCGCGACCCGTCCGACCCCAAGAAGACCGCGGCACAGCTGGAGACCGCCGCGGCCAAGGCCTACAAGGACTGA
- a CDS encoding ABC transporter permease, with protein sequence MTATLTKAVGPPAAGTVAHKRRARRRGRTIALLFVLPALLLLGALVLYPVLFTVGRSFFDASGTSFVGGDNYTEMFRDPATLTALRNTIIWVVVAPALLTGLGLILAVLVEKVRWATAFKLLLFMPMAVSFLAAGIIFRLAYDEDPDKGVLNAAVVGIHDAFQGTSSYPTARARDGQGLTQGTDGSYRTSSSVSPGDTLSLGLVGVAPKELPQEARPAQEAAARQAGADELRGVVYLDFTRGGGGKQGVVDARESGLPQMRVEAVRDGKTIASTTTAADGSFRFTGLDAGSYTVTLPSSNFAPPYEGISWLGPALVTPAIIGAYLWIWTGFAMVLIGAGLSTLPRDALEAARMDGANEWQIFRRITVPLLAPVLTVVFVTLVINVMKVFDLVYIIAPGPVQEDATVLATQMWLVSFGGGNDQGLGSALGVLLLLLVIPAMVFNVRRFRGSQR encoded by the coding sequence ATGACCGCCACGCTCACGAAGGCGGTCGGTCCCCCCGCCGCCGGAACCGTCGCCCACAAGCGGCGCGCCCGGCGGCGGGGGCGGACCATCGCCCTCCTCTTCGTCCTCCCCGCGCTGCTCCTGCTCGGCGCCCTCGTCCTCTACCCCGTGCTGTTCACCGTCGGCCGCAGCTTCTTCGACGCCTCCGGGACCAGCTTCGTGGGCGGTGACAACTACACCGAGATGTTCCGCGACCCGGCCACCCTCACAGCACTCCGCAACACGATCATCTGGGTCGTCGTGGCCCCCGCCCTGCTGACGGGCCTGGGACTGATCCTCGCCGTACTCGTGGAGAAGGTCCGCTGGGCCACCGCGTTCAAACTGCTGCTGTTCATGCCCATGGCCGTCTCCTTCCTGGCGGCCGGCATCATCTTCCGCCTGGCCTACGACGAGGACCCGGACAAGGGCGTCCTGAACGCGGCGGTGGTCGGCATCCACGACGCCTTCCAGGGCACCTCCTCCTACCCGACCGCCCGCGCCCGCGACGGGCAGGGCCTGACCCAGGGCACCGACGGCTCCTACCGCACGAGCAGCAGCGTCTCACCGGGCGACACGCTCTCTCTCGGCCTGGTCGGCGTGGCACCCAAGGAACTGCCCCAGGAAGCGCGGCCCGCCCAGGAGGCCGCCGCCCGCCAAGCGGGCGCGGACGAACTGCGCGGCGTCGTCTATCTCGACTTCACGCGCGGCGGGGGAGGCAAGCAGGGGGTGGTCGACGCCCGGGAGAGCGGACTGCCGCAGATGCGGGTCGAGGCGGTGCGCGACGGGAAGACGATCGCGAGCACGACCACCGCCGCCGACGGCTCCTTCCGCTTCACCGGCCTGGACGCGGGCTCGTACACCGTCACGCTCCCCAGCTCCAACTTCGCCCCGCCCTACGAAGGCATCTCCTGGCTCGGCCCGGCACTCGTCACCCCGGCGATCATCGGCGCCTACCTGTGGATCTGGACCGGCTTCGCGATGGTCCTCATCGGCGCCGGCCTCTCGACGCTGCCCCGGGACGCGCTGGAGGCGGCCCGGATGGACGGCGCCAACGAGTGGCAGATCTTCCGGCGGATCACCGTGCCCCTGCTCGCGCCCGTGCTCACCGTGGTCTTCGTGACCCTCGTCATCAACGTGATGAAGGTGTTCGACCTCGTCTACATCATCGCGCCAGGACCCGTACAGGAGGACGCCACCGTGCTGGCCACCCAGATGTGGCTCGTGTCCTTCGGCGGCGGCAACGACCAGGGGCTCGGCAGTGCCCTCGGGGTCCTGCTCCTGCTCCTGGTGATCCCCGCCATGGTCTTCAACGTCCGCCGCTTCCGAGGGAGTCAGCGATGA
- a CDS encoding carbohydrate ABC transporter permease gives MNLSALRRGFANSAVQAVLVVVGLIWLTPLAGLLLSSLRSTQDTAKGGWWTTFASPGQLSFDNYAALLENSGITRAFWNTVLISVPTTVLVVVIAALAGYAFAWLDFPGRDALFLLVVALLVVPVQIGLLPVAKLFGQLGLFGTIPGVVLFHVSYGLPFAIFLLRNYFAEIPREMLEAARMDGGSEWRIFIRLVLPVGRPALASLAIFQFLWVWNDMLVALLFADSSAQPLTVELQSQIRQFGSNIDVLAPGAFLSLIVPVVVFFAFQRHFVQGVMAGSVK, from the coding sequence ATGAACCTCAGTGCGCTTCGGCGCGGGTTCGCCAACAGCGCGGTCCAGGCCGTCCTCGTGGTCGTCGGACTGATCTGGCTCACCCCGCTCGCGGGACTGCTCCTGTCGTCCCTGCGGTCCACGCAGGACACGGCCAAAGGCGGCTGGTGGACGACGTTCGCCAGCCCGGGGCAGCTGTCCTTCGACAACTACGCGGCGCTGCTGGAGAACTCCGGGATCACGCGGGCGTTCTGGAACACCGTGCTGATCTCGGTGCCGACGACGGTGCTCGTCGTGGTGATCGCCGCGCTCGCCGGATACGCCTTCGCGTGGCTGGACTTCCCCGGCCGCGACGCGCTCTTCCTGCTCGTCGTCGCCCTGCTGGTGGTGCCGGTGCAGATCGGCCTGCTGCCCGTGGCCAAACTCTTCGGCCAGCTGGGGCTGTTCGGCACCATCCCCGGCGTCGTCCTCTTCCACGTCTCCTACGGCCTGCCCTTCGCGATCTTCCTGCTGCGGAACTACTTCGCCGAGATACCGCGGGAGATGCTGGAGGCCGCCCGCATGGACGGAGGCAGCGAGTGGCGCATCTTCATCCGGCTCGTCCTGCCGGTGGGGCGCCCCGCCCTCGCGAGCCTCGCCATCTTCCAGTTCCTGTGGGTGTGGAACGACATGCTGGTGGCGCTCCTCTTCGCGGACAGCTCGGCGCAGCCGCTGACCGTGGAACTCCAGTCGCAGATACGGCAGTTCGGCAGCAACATCGACGTCCTGGCGCCCGGCGCCTTCCTGTCCCTGATCGTGCCGGTGGTCGTGTTCTTCGCCTTCCAACGGCACTTCGTCCAGGGGGTGATGGCCGGGTCCGTGAAGTAG
- a CDS encoding PepSY domain-containing protein — protein MKRNTVIAAAAAVALVGGGTAAALAVSGDDEGPAKKTVAVTNDADDTDGTAQDADPSARPTDGSAEDKAENSAAAKAGQITAADAIRAALRHTSGTAVSADLDDEGTAHVWEVDVLAGGGTWHSVQVAPADGKVLGSHTEKDEDGDDAAETARIRAALKGTSVSAAEAAEAAAAKGTVTSVDLDEESREPAWDADTTAPDGTGSEWRVNPDSGKVTADRSND, from the coding sequence ATGAAGCGCAACACCGTCATCGCCGCCGCCGCGGCCGTCGCTCTGGTCGGCGGCGGTACCGCGGCCGCCCTCGCGGTCTCGGGCGACGACGAAGGGCCGGCGAAGAAGACCGTGGCGGTGACGAACGACGCCGACGACACCGATGGCACCGCCCAGGACGCGGACCCGTCCGCCCGCCCCACGGACGGGTCGGCCGAGGACAAGGCCGAGAACTCCGCCGCGGCGAAGGCCGGACAGATCACGGCCGCGGACGCGATCAGGGCGGCGCTGCGGCACACGAGCGGTACGGCGGTCTCGGCCGACCTGGACGACGAGGGCACGGCCCATGTGTGGGAGGTCGATGTGCTGGCCGGCGGCGGTACCTGGCACAGCGTCCAGGTGGCCCCGGCCGACGGCAAGGTCCTCGGCTCGCACACCGAGAAGGACGAGGACGGTGACGACGCCGCCGAGACCGCGCGGATCCGTGCCGCCCTGAAGGGCACCTCCGTCAGCGCCGCGGAGGCCGCCGAGGCCGCCGCCGCCAAGGGCACGGTGACCTCCGTCGACCTGGACGAGGAGAGCAGGGAGCCCGCCTGGGACGCCGACACCACCGCCCCCGACGGCACCGGCAGCGAATGGCGCGTCAACCCCGACTCCGGCAAGGTCACCGCCGACCGCTCGAACGACTGA
- a CDS encoding response regulator transcription factor, translated as MRLLIVEDEKRLALSLAKGLTAEGYAVDVVHDGAEGLHRASEGAYDLVILDIMLPGMNGYRVCAALRAAGHDVPILMLTAKDGEYDEAEGLDTGADDYLTKPFSYVVLVARVKALLRRRGPAGGASPVHTVGDLKVDTGARRVFLAEDEITLTTKEFSVLEQLVMRSGEVVSKSDILEHVWDFAYDGDPNIVEVYISTLRRKLGPALIKTVRGAGYRLEARP; from the coding sequence ATGCGTCTGTTGATCGTGGAAGATGAGAAGCGGCTCGCGCTGTCGCTGGCCAAGGGTCTGACGGCCGAGGGGTATGCCGTGGACGTCGTCCACGACGGGGCCGAGGGCCTGCACCGGGCGAGCGAGGGCGCCTACGACCTGGTGATCCTCGACATCATGCTGCCCGGCATGAACGGCTACCGGGTCTGCGCCGCCCTGCGGGCCGCCGGCCATGACGTGCCCATCCTCATGCTCACCGCCAAGGACGGCGAGTACGACGAGGCGGAGGGCCTGGACACGGGTGCCGACGACTACCTCACCAAACCGTTCTCCTACGTCGTCCTCGTCGCCCGGGTGAAGGCGCTGCTCAGACGGCGCGGGCCTGCGGGCGGAGCCTCGCCCGTGCACACGGTCGGCGATCTGAAGGTCGACACCGGGGCCCGGCGGGTGTTCCTCGCCGAGGACGAGATCACCCTGACCACCAAGGAGTTCTCCGTCCTCGAGCAGCTCGTGATGAGATCCGGTGAGGTCGTGTCGAAGTCCGACATCCTGGAGCACGTCTGGGACTTCGCGTACGACGGCGACCCGAACATCGTCGAGGTCTACATCAGCACGCTGCGCCGCAAGCTCGGCCCGGCGCTCATCAAGACGGTACGCGGGGCCGGGTACCGGCTGGAGGCCCGCCCGTGA
- a CDS encoding sensor histidine kinase, with the protein MKRRLRSVRARATLAATAVVAIALVAAGTAVVLSLRFTLTDKADAEADAVARNAASALTNGFAYDQLNLPDGDENPVEVLDRDEKPVAVGEDVEGMNVTAAASDRLNSETNDDADDRAEGDRETEDNNALTTGKITDETWYGEGTATVEGITAKYRFAAVDVITPGGVPLTVYAGAPLSIEEDAVDVALTTMLIGLPLLLLTVSGVTYLVTRRALRPVEGIRAEMAAIMASEDLSRRVPEPGTHDEIARLAVTTNETLAALETSVARQRAFVADASHELRSPIASLRTQLEVGAAHPELLDLDGAVEDTVRLQSLAADLLLLARLDAGERPPPDARFDLARVVAQEVASRDGVTLDSVASVEVNGSRSQICRVLGNLLDNASRHARDRVTVTLRTAGDQVVLQVADDGSGVPLADRDRIFERFVRLDESRARDDGGAGLGLAIAKDIAVRHGGTLTVSDAPGGGALFELRLSRSAGG; encoded by the coding sequence GTGAAGCGCCGTCTCCGCTCCGTACGGGCGCGGGCCACCCTCGCCGCGACGGCCGTCGTCGCCATAGCACTGGTCGCGGCGGGCACCGCCGTAGTGCTCTCGCTGCGGTTCACCCTCACCGACAAGGCGGACGCCGAGGCCGACGCCGTCGCTCGTAACGCCGCCTCGGCGCTGACGAACGGGTTCGCGTACGACCAGCTGAACCTGCCGGACGGCGACGAGAACCCCGTCGAGGTCCTGGACCGGGACGAGAAGCCCGTCGCGGTCGGCGAGGACGTCGAGGGCATGAACGTGACCGCCGCCGCCTCGGACCGGCTGAACTCCGAGACCAACGACGACGCCGACGACAGAGCGGAGGGCGACCGGGAGACGGAGGACAACAACGCGCTCACCACCGGGAAGATCACCGACGAGACCTGGTACGGCGAGGGCACCGCGACCGTCGAGGGCATCACGGCGAAGTACCGGTTCGCCGCGGTCGACGTGATCACGCCGGGAGGTGTCCCGCTCACCGTCTACGCCGGCGCTCCGCTGTCCATCGAGGAGGACGCCGTCGACGTCGCGCTGACGACGATGCTCATCGGGCTGCCGCTGCTGCTGCTGACCGTCAGCGGGGTGACGTACCTCGTCACCAGACGGGCGCTGCGCCCGGTCGAGGGCATCCGTGCCGAGATGGCCGCCATCATGGCCTCCGAGGACCTGTCACGGCGGGTCCCCGAGCCGGGCACCCACGACGAGATCGCCCGTCTGGCCGTCACGACGAACGAGACCCTCGCCGCCCTGGAGACCTCGGTCGCACGGCAGCGCGCGTTCGTCGCCGATGCCTCCCACGAGTTGCGCAGCCCCATCGCGTCCCTGCGCACCCAGCTCGAAGTGGGCGCCGCGCACCCGGAGTTGCTGGACCTGGACGGGGCGGTCGAGGACACCGTACGACTGCAGAGCCTCGCCGCCGACCTGCTGCTGCTCGCCCGCCTGGACGCGGGGGAGCGGCCCCCACCGGACGCCCGCTTCGACCTGGCGAGGGTGGTGGCGCAGGAAGTGGCCTCCCGGGACGGAGTGACCCTCGACAGCGTCGCGTCCGTGGAGGTGAACGGCTCCCGCAGCCAGATCTGCCGTGTCCTCGGCAATCTCCTGGACAACGCCAGTCGGCACGCTCGCGATCGCGTCACCGTCACCCTGCGCACGGCCGGCGACCAGGTGGTCCTCCAGGTCGCCGACGACGGTTCGGGCGTCCCGCTCGCCGACCGCGACCGCATCTTCGAGCGCTTCGTCCGGCTCGACGAGTCCCGAGCCCGCGACGACGGCGGCGCCGGCCTGGGCCTCGCCATCGCGAAGGACATCGCCGTACGCCACGGAGGCACATTGACCGTCAGTGACGCTCCCGGGGGAGGCGCCTTGTTCGAGCTGAGGCTGAGCCGGTCGGCTGGTGGGTGA